In Shouchella patagoniensis, the following are encoded in one genomic region:
- a CDS encoding CDP-glycerol glycerophosphotransferase family protein, translating to MIKRLKKINVVRKMSATAFFLASKLPVRKKLVMFESFSGKQYSCNPRAIYEYMRENYAEYDLVWSVNKKHQTKFKENGIPYVERLSVKWFILMARSAYWVTNSRMPNWIKKPRHTTYVQTWHGTPLKKLVSDMDEVRMPGTTKEKYVENFHREASNWDYLISPNSYSTTIFKRAFKYSNRILETGYPRNDMLVLGNNEETINNIKRKFNIPSEKKVLLYAPTWRDHHNKGPGSYHFNMQLDIDAFKHAFSDEYVLLLRMHSFISDKLAIEENEFVKDVSAYYDINELYLISDILITDYSSVFFDYAILNRPILFFAYDLDEYRDDIRGFYFQLEKQAPGPVVKTTTELIEAIKEMKQVEGDSFSAFSSQFCSLEDGQATKRVVDELFGESKGVVR from the coding sequence ATGATAAAACGATTAAAAAAGATAAATGTCGTACGGAAAATGTCAGCAACAGCCTTCTTTTTAGCTTCAAAATTACCGGTTCGAAAAAAACTAGTTATGTTTGAGAGTTTTTCGGGAAAACAATATAGTTGTAACCCTAGGGCAATTTATGAGTACATGAGAGAGAACTATGCCGAATATGACCTTGTTTGGAGTGTTAATAAAAAGCATCAAACAAAATTCAAAGAAAATGGCATCCCTTACGTGGAACGATTAAGTGTAAAATGGTTTATATTAATGGCAAGATCAGCATATTGGGTGACGAATAGCAGGATGCCTAATTGGATTAAGAAGCCTAGACACACAACATACGTACAGACCTGGCATGGAACCCCATTGAAAAAATTAGTTTCTGATATGGATGAAGTACGGATGCCTGGAACAACAAAAGAAAAATACGTAGAGAACTTTCATAGAGAAGCGTCGAACTGGGATTATTTGATTTCACCTAATTCGTATTCTACAACTATCTTTAAGCGTGCATTTAAATATTCTAATCGCATTTTGGAGACGGGATACCCTAGAAACGATATGCTTGTATTAGGTAATAATGAAGAGACAATTAATAATATTAAGCGGAAATTTAATATTCCAAGTGAGAAGAAGGTATTGCTTTACGCCCCAACATGGAGGGATCATCACAACAAAGGTCCTGGTTCTTATCATTTTAATATGCAACTCGATATAGATGCGTTTAAACATGCTTTTTCGGATGAATATGTGCTCCTATTGCGGATGCATTCTTTTATAAGTGATAAGCTCGCCATTGAAGAGAACGAGTTTGTGAAAGATGTATCTGCTTATTATGATATCAATGAGCTTTACTTAATTTCCGATATATTGATTACTGATTATTCATCTGTCTTTTTTGATTATGCCATTTTAAATAGACCAATTTTGTTTTTTGCATACGATTTAGATGAGTATCGAGATGATATTAGAGGCTTTTATTTTCAACTGGAGAAGCAGGCTCCAGGTCCTGTAGTTAAAACAACAACGGAATTAATTGAAGCAATAAAAGAAATGAAACAAGTTGAAGGCGATTCGTTTTCTGCGTTCTCATCGCAATTTTGCTCATTAGAAGATGGTCAAGCAACGAAACGAGTTGTGGACGAGTTATTTGGAGAGAGCAAAGGAGTGGTACGCTAG
- a CDS encoding sugar transferase, with product MPNMIPNRTARGLTMIVDLLIIILSYGLAFLIFQEQMTPKNYDAFGSVLPWILVISVLFLGIYELDRLIQYDIWDIIRKLAISVTFILLLTMTVSFFFREFAMPRSVLLAAHFIAFVLLFVWKSAYTKYSQLSRKGKVMFIGTEKEFEEMEHSLASFLSKSSYVRWYNKRESLAQLKVQINQYNVVFFGSELEEEKKDRLMFHAMKKKKLVYVVPKVNDMLLMNTSVTTMDDTMVMQVKPFTLTLTQLLVKRVVDIAASILMLIATMPVMLIAAIGIKLEDRGPVFFKQERIGKNHQPFNILKFRSMVIDAESKTGPTLAKSGDTRITKMGRFIRKTRIDELPQLLNVLKGDMSLVGPRPERDFFAEKFQRENKWFNYRHAVKPGITGYAQVMGKYTTNADKKLKFDLHYIRNYSFWLDCTILMQTILVVINKAKSEGEEAPKKNNKKVSYLTRKQESH from the coding sequence ATGCCAAATATGATCCCAAATCGAACGGCGCGTGGTTTAACGATGATCGTCGATTTGTTAATAATTATTCTTTCTTACGGTCTCGCATTCTTAATATTCCAAGAGCAGATGACTCCAAAAAACTACGATGCTTTTGGATCGGTATTGCCATGGATTTTAGTCATTAGCGTGTTGTTTCTCGGGATTTACGAATTAGATCGTCTTATCCAATATGATATATGGGATATTATTAGGAAGCTTGCTATTTCAGTGACTTTTATTTTGTTGCTGACAATGACAGTCTCTTTCTTCTTTCGAGAATTCGCGATGCCACGCTCAGTTTTGTTAGCTGCTCATTTTATTGCTTTTGTACTACTATTTGTGTGGAAATCGGCTTATACAAAGTACAGTCAACTTTCACGCAAAGGGAAAGTCATGTTTATCGGTACGGAAAAAGAGTTTGAAGAAATGGAACATAGTCTTGCCTCATTTTTATCAAAAAGTAGCTACGTAAGGTGGTATAACAAACGCGAATCTTTAGCCCAGCTTAAAGTACAAATCAATCAATACAATGTTGTTTTTTTTGGATCAGAGCTTGAAGAAGAAAAAAAAGATCGATTAATGTTCCATGCCATGAAAAAAAAGAAATTGGTTTATGTTGTTCCAAAAGTAAATGACATGCTATTAATGAATACTTCTGTTACAACCATGGATGATACGATGGTCATGCAAGTAAAACCTTTTACGCTAACGCTTACTCAGCTTTTAGTGAAGCGGGTTGTAGATATTGCTGCATCGATTCTCATGCTTATCGCTACAATGCCTGTTATGCTAATTGCTGCAATCGGTATAAAGTTAGAAGATCGTGGACCTGTATTCTTTAAGCAAGAACGCATTGGTAAGAATCATCAACCGTTTAACATATTAAAGTTTCGCTCGATGGTTATTGATGCTGAATCAAAAACAGGACCAACATTAGCGAAGTCAGGTGATACAAGAATTACAAAAATGGGGCGTTTCATCCGTAAAACTAGAATTGATGAATTGCCTCAGCTGTTAAATGTATTAAAAGGAGATATGTCGTTAGTTGGTCCTAGACCAGAGAGGGATTTCTTCGCAGAGAAATTTCAAAGAGAAAACAAATGGTTTAATTACCGTCATGCAGTTAAACCTGGTATTACTGGTTATGCACAAGTGATGGGGAAATATACGACAAACGCAGATAAAAAGTTGAAATTTGATCTTCATTATATTCGAAACTATTCTTTTTGGTTGGATTGTACAATATTAATGCAAACGATACTTGTTGTCATTAATAAGGCAAAATCAGAAGGAGAAGAAGCGCCTAAGAAGAATAATAAAAAAGTTTCCTACCTTACACGGAAACAGGAAAGTCATTAA
- a CDS encoding glycosyltransferase family 2 protein, which translates to MKEQVKQAINPHLTILLVIRNEEAYITRLLDKLLNQKKQGFTMELIVVDGQSSDKTASIVKMYSEKYTEVQLLENQGRTLPIGWNLGIKHAVGDYILRIDGHTTIPDNFLEQYATIIKENPEADVVGGIIHSRGEGKQGKVNEYVYSHPFGVGNSKFRTLEGRHWEGYVDTVPYGAYKREVFDEVGLFDETLKRNEDIEFHKRMRDAGKTFFLSTTIASTYFVRPTLKGLIDKSLGDGMWNIIANRITPGALGTRHKAPLFAFVMGLILLIFALFSNYAAICLFVAVGLYTLLNAIASFGYVKKEGIRYWPLCMLTFFILHFFRGFGSFKAFFTAVYWKKARG; encoded by the coding sequence ATGAAAGAACAAGTAAAGCAAGCAATAAACCCCCATTTGACCATATTGCTTGTTATTAGAAATGAAGAAGCTTATATTACACGTTTACTTGATAAATTACTAAATCAGAAAAAACAAGGCTTTACAATGGAATTAATTGTTGTTGATGGACAATCGTCTGATAAAACGGCATCCATTGTTAAAATGTATAGTGAGAAATATACGGAAGTTCAGTTGCTTGAAAACCAAGGAAGGACATTACCAATTGGTTGGAACCTTGGCATAAAGCATGCAGTTGGTGATTATATCCTCCGGATTGATGGCCATACAACAATTCCTGATAACTTTTTAGAACAGTATGCAACGATTATAAAGGAAAACCCTGAAGCAGATGTCGTCGGAGGGATTATTCATTCGCGTGGTGAGGGGAAGCAAGGTAAAGTAAATGAGTATGTATACTCTCACCCGTTTGGTGTGGGGAATTCAAAATTTAGAACTCTTGAGGGAAGGCACTGGGAAGGATATGTTGATACAGTTCCATACGGAGCATACAAGCGAGAAGTGTTTGATGAAGTGGGTTTATTTGACGAAACATTAAAAAGAAATGAAGACATAGAGTTTCATAAGCGGATGCGTGATGCCGGTAAGACTTTTTTTCTCTCAACGACAATCGCTTCAACTTATTTTGTAAGACCTACTCTTAAGGGATTAATTGATAAATCATTAGGGGATGGAATGTGGAACATTATCGCTAACAGGATTACGCCTGGAGCATTAGGAACACGTCATAAGGCGCCTTTATTTGCTTTTGTAATGGGTCTCATCTTGCTTATATTTGCACTGTTTTCGAATTATGCGGCTATCTGTTTATTCGTAGCTGTAGGTTTATACACTCTTTTGAATGCAATAGCCTCATTTGGTTATGTCAAAAAGGAAGGGATCCGTTACTGGCCACTTTGTATGCTAACTTTTTTCATACTACATTTTTTTCGAGGATTTGGTTCGTTTAAAGCTTTCTTCACTGCAGTTTATTGGAAGAAAGCGAGGGGATAA
- a CDS encoding SGNH/GDSL hydrolase family protein: protein MKKTIFPLLVCLMIAGIILSSLYYQQQIAGIAKDSTEPRSASTTASEKEEGIVDNIEVYSDGWLGSLLSSDPNKEHKVVFFGSHSLVSMEDDPGWPEITMDKTNDRLAPLTINHDVILIDNDTSTEDLDDHWIKQIVEKEPTIIIAESLTLNDNSSAITIQPQQSVDNLKTFFDQLTLELPSVEIILVPTNPIGEASFYPLQIDTLNENAQSLGVDYFDHWDAWPEDVQAREPFLKEGRPSKAGHELWAEAFLEFFIDS from the coding sequence TTGAAAAAAACAATTTTCCCGTTGCTTGTCTGCCTTATGATAGCAGGTATTATACTTAGCAGCCTATATTATCAACAACAAATAGCTGGAATCGCGAAAGATTCTACTGAACCGAGAAGTGCATCTACTACTGCTAGTGAAAAAGAAGAGGGAATTGTAGATAACATTGAGGTCTATTCGGATGGATGGCTTGGTTCGCTCTTAAGTTCGGACCCTAATAAAGAACACAAGGTTGTTTTTTTTGGATCTCATTCCCTAGTTAGTATGGAAGATGATCCAGGATGGCCAGAGATTACGATGGATAAAACAAATGACCGGCTTGCCCCGTTAACAATTAATCATGACGTCATTCTTATTGATAATGATACAAGTACCGAAGATTTGGACGATCATTGGATTAAACAAATTGTTGAAAAAGAACCAACTATTATTATTGCAGAGTCATTAACTTTAAATGATAATAGTTCCGCAATTACCATTCAACCACAACAATCGGTTGATAATTTAAAAACGTTTTTTGATCAGCTCACTCTAGAATTACCATCAGTAGAAATTATTTTAGTTCCTACAAACCCAATTGGAGAAGCTAGCTTTTATCCATTACAAATTGACACTTTAAACGAAAACGCGCAATCATTAGGCGTTGATTACTTTGACCATTGGGATGCATGGCCTGAAGACGTCCAAGCCCGTGAACCTTTTCTAAAAGAGGGACGGCCTAGTAAAGCTGGTCACGAGCTTTGGGCAGAAGCATTTCTTGAATTTTTTATCGATTCATAA